One genomic segment of Kogia breviceps isolate mKogBre1 chromosome 11, mKogBre1 haplotype 1, whole genome shotgun sequence includes these proteins:
- the ETAA1 gene encoding ewing's tumor-associated antigen 1 isoform X1, with protein MSRRRKYGDSPGLKNTPRKAAATEECSSVVETGKRRLRSARGSGPCGAGERPPRPLPQQEQPPVAASCSKSNPEGETWAAGPPWASAPQLQRPARDRETPGAEMYETPKRMLQMDLLSSAFSSPNDPDGQNDIFWDQNSPMTKQLGKGRKKQIYTTDNDEISHIVNRIAPQDEKPTTDSMLGMWIGATAIPCTPSVAKGKSRAKLSCTKLKSQNQEEELMKLAKQFDKNMEELDVIQEQNKRNHDLIQMISEAETLNNYRDNVQMQLLHDIVPEIDNAMIKKPVKENRIFVVNDQNSSQKPFDQNAEAAFIAIFDGSTQKCSGQLSQDLSDAFLNTSNTTFGKRNTLKEENIITNETLVTEKLQNKTQGSLSRQVDNPGMTKSYVTSCTKEPGAFNKHIDTFTASDFEDDWEKLLSNEPFVMQNIEMSELFPAPETAQITDQKEICTFNSKNGKSKSGMNTSLDTRLRDSKILQDLPSKTWNSELTDAAKYRFSSKPNDKPNKSSSTGNKMKLEKSFNTIIVQDKIQGCAVASNLAKVSEDTHIKFTSNVNASEKKSTLNPGCSNEQKCKSIFNQSLKAPTNVEPLGSATLGNKTSVCNPNLTNASKLGSFFDDWNDTSFTNEIVKACHHLENTWEADDVDDDLLYQACDDIERLTQEQDIRVDSKTSESVLGINNSFKHGAKNMFTTPKQGSQLLQSKHLNLNSVSVRTSSLTDSLQINKSMKMEKRETYGNSPGFLGATTNLTLYSKNSSCQINDLHVSWNNTDVPKQVNSSKSVLTGSSSLNVSSDHMSTEFAANKKKLSTPHLSHSTVTDEAQSDLNRTVRFSKYMFTKMKNSQILSQFNNNCITGSISGTRITQGLQKNKTVNPLCGKAVQQQSLVKFSEPLKQTSKEEEEKNRKYSPEEIQRKRQEALVRRMAKAQASSVKKDSSHLT; from the exons ATGAGTCGGCGAAGGAAATATGGTGACAGCCCTGGCCTGAAGAACACGCCGCGCAAAGCTGCGGCGACTGAGGAATGCAGCTCGGTGGTCGAAACGGGGAAGAGGCGGCTGAGATCGGCCCGCGGttcagggccctgtggggctggAGAGAGGCCTCCCCGGCCCCTGCCGCAGCAAGAGCAGCCTCCAGTAGCCGCTTCGTGCAGTAAAAGTAACCCCGAGGGTGAGACGTGGGCAGCGGGGCCTCCGTGGGCTTCGGCGCCGCAGCTTCAGAGGCCAGCTCGTGACCGGGAAACCCCGGGTGCAG AAATGTATGAAACACCAAAGAGAATGCTGCAAATGGATTTATTGTCATCTGCCTTCAGTTCTCCTAATGATCCAGATGGACAGAATGATATCTTTTGGGATCAGAATTCTCCAATGACGAAACAGTTAG gtaaaggaagaaaaaagcagaTTTACACCACAGATAATGATGAAATCTCGCATATTGTTAATCGCATTGCTCCTCAG GATGAGAAACCAACAACAGACTCCATGCTAGGCATGTGGATAGGTGCAACTGCTATTCCTTGCACTCCTAGTGTAGCAAAAGGAAAATCAAGAGCAAAACTCAGCTGCACAAA gTTAAAATCACAAAATCAGGAGGAGGAACTTATGAAATTGGCTAAGCAATTTGATAAAAATATGGAAGAGCTAGATGTGATTCAAGAGCAAAACAAGAGAAATCATGATCTTATCCAGATGATTTCAGAAGCAGAGACTTTAAATAATTACAGAGATAATGTACAGATGCAGTTACTACATGATATAGTTCCTGAAATAGATAATGCTATGATAAAGAAGCCAGTGAAAGAAAACAGGATATTTGTGGTAAATGATCAAAATAGCAGTCAGAAGCCATTTGACCAAAATGCTGAAGCAGCCTTTATCGCCATTTTTGATGGTTCTACTCAGAAATGTAGTGGACAGTTAAGCCAAGATCTGTCAGATGCTTTCTTGAACACCAGTAATACTACCTTTGGAAAGAGAAACACTTTGAAAGAGGAGAACATCATTACTAATGAAACTCTGGTCActgaaaaactacaaaataaaaccCAAGGATCACTTTCTCGTCAAGTAGATAATCCTGGAATGACAAAATCATATGTGACTTCCTGTACTAAGGAACCAGGAGCTTTTAATAAGCACATTGATACATTTACTGCCAGTGATTTTGAGGATGATTGGGAAAAATTACTAAGTAATGAACCTTTTGTTATGCAAAATATTGAAATGTCTGAACTTTTCCCTGCCCCTGAAACAGCCCAGATTACTGATCAAAaggaaatttgtacctttaacagtaaaaatggtaaaagtaaGTCAGGAATGAATACAAGTCTAGATACCAGGTTAAGAGATTCAAAAATTTTACAAGATCTTCCTTCAAAGACATGGAACAGTGAATTAACAGATGCTGCAAAATACAGATTTTCATCAAAGCCGAATGATAAACCAAATAAATCATCATCcactggaaataaaatgaaattggaGAAATCTTTTAATACAATTATTGTTCAAGACAAAATTCAAGGCTGTGCAGTTGCATCTAATCTGGCAAAAGTAAGTGAAGATACTCATATTAAATTTACTTCTAATGTAAATGCTTCTGAAAAAAAGTCTACCTTGAACCCAGGATGTTCTAATGAACAAAAATGTAAGTCCATTTTTAATCAGTCTTTGAAGGCACCTACTAATGTCGAGCCTTTAGGCTCTGCAACTTTGGGCAATAAAACCAGTGTTTGTAACCCAAATCTGACTAATGCATCAAAGCTTGGTTCTTTCTTTGATGATTGGAATGATACATCATTTACCAATGAAATTGTTAAAGCCTGTCATCACTTAGAGAATACCTGGGAAGCAGATGATGTAGATGATGATTTATTATACCAAGCATGTGATGATATTGAAAGACTAACTCAGGAACAAGACATTAGAGTGGACAGCAAGACATCAGAAAGTGTACTTGGGATCAATAATAGTTTTAAACATGGAGCCAAAAATATGTTTACTACACCTAAACAAGGAAGTCAGTTGCTGCAATCAAAGCACTTGAATCTGAACAGCGTTTCAGTGCGAACATCTTCATTGACAGATagcttacaaataaataaatcaatgaagatggagaaaagggaaacttatgGAAATTCTCCAGGGTTTTTAGGTGCCACAACAAATTTGACTCTATATTCTAAGAACTCAAGTTGTCAGATCAATGATCTGCATGTCTCTTGGAATAACACTGATGTTCCAAAACAAGTGAATAGTTCCAAATCGGTTCTTACAGGAAGTTCAAGTTTGAATGTGAGTTCAGATCATATGAGTACAGAATTTGCTGCTAATAAGAAGAAATTGAGTACTCCACATCTATCACATAGCACTGTAACGGATGAAGCTCAGAGTGACCTTAACAGAACAGTGAGATTTTCTAAGTACATGtttacaaagatgaaaaattctCAAATTCTTTCTCAGTTTAATAACAATTGTATAACAGGAAGTATTTCTGGTACCAGAATCACACAGGGtttgcagaaaaataaaactgtcaaccCATTATGTGGGAAGGCTGTTCAACAGCAGTCTTTGGTGAAATTTTCTGAACCTTTGAAACAAACTTCAAAAG aggaagaagagaaaaatagaaagtattctcctgaagaaattcagagaaaaagacaagaagCGCTGGTTCGAAGAATGGCCAAAGCACAGGCATCATCTGTAAAGAAAGACAGCTCCCACTTAACTTGA
- the ETAA1 gene encoding ewing's tumor-associated antigen 1 isoform X2 produces the protein MSRRRKYGDSPGLKNTPRKAAATEECSSVVETGKRRLRSARGSGPCGAGERPPRPLPQQEQPPVAASCSKSNPEEMYETPKRMLQMDLLSSAFSSPNDPDGQNDIFWDQNSPMTKQLGKGRKKQIYTTDNDEISHIVNRIAPQDEKPTTDSMLGMWIGATAIPCTPSVAKGKSRAKLSCTKLKSQNQEEELMKLAKQFDKNMEELDVIQEQNKRNHDLIQMISEAETLNNYRDNVQMQLLHDIVPEIDNAMIKKPVKENRIFVVNDQNSSQKPFDQNAEAAFIAIFDGSTQKCSGQLSQDLSDAFLNTSNTTFGKRNTLKEENIITNETLVTEKLQNKTQGSLSRQVDNPGMTKSYVTSCTKEPGAFNKHIDTFTASDFEDDWEKLLSNEPFVMQNIEMSELFPAPETAQITDQKEICTFNSKNGKSKSGMNTSLDTRLRDSKILQDLPSKTWNSELTDAAKYRFSSKPNDKPNKSSSTGNKMKLEKSFNTIIVQDKIQGCAVASNLAKVSEDTHIKFTSNVNASEKKSTLNPGCSNEQKCKSIFNQSLKAPTNVEPLGSATLGNKTSVCNPNLTNASKLGSFFDDWNDTSFTNEIVKACHHLENTWEADDVDDDLLYQACDDIERLTQEQDIRVDSKTSESVLGINNSFKHGAKNMFTTPKQGSQLLQSKHLNLNSVSVRTSSLTDSLQINKSMKMEKRETYGNSPGFLGATTNLTLYSKNSSCQINDLHVSWNNTDVPKQVNSSKSVLTGSSSLNVSSDHMSTEFAANKKKLSTPHLSHSTVTDEAQSDLNRTVRFSKYMFTKMKNSQILSQFNNNCITGSISGTRITQGLQKNKTVNPLCGKAVQQQSLVKFSEPLKQTSKEEEEKNRKYSPEEIQRKRQEALVRRMAKAQASSVKKDSSHLT, from the exons ATGAGTCGGCGAAGGAAATATGGTGACAGCCCTGGCCTGAAGAACACGCCGCGCAAAGCTGCGGCGACTGAGGAATGCAGCTCGGTGGTCGAAACGGGGAAGAGGCGGCTGAGATCGGCCCGCGGttcagggccctgtggggctggAGAGAGGCCTCCCCGGCCCCTGCCGCAGCAAGAGCAGCCTCCAGTAGCCGCTTCGTGCAGTAAAAGTAACCCCGAGG AAATGTATGAAACACCAAAGAGAATGCTGCAAATGGATTTATTGTCATCTGCCTTCAGTTCTCCTAATGATCCAGATGGACAGAATGATATCTTTTGGGATCAGAATTCTCCAATGACGAAACAGTTAG gtaaaggaagaaaaaagcagaTTTACACCACAGATAATGATGAAATCTCGCATATTGTTAATCGCATTGCTCCTCAG GATGAGAAACCAACAACAGACTCCATGCTAGGCATGTGGATAGGTGCAACTGCTATTCCTTGCACTCCTAGTGTAGCAAAAGGAAAATCAAGAGCAAAACTCAGCTGCACAAA gTTAAAATCACAAAATCAGGAGGAGGAACTTATGAAATTGGCTAAGCAATTTGATAAAAATATGGAAGAGCTAGATGTGATTCAAGAGCAAAACAAGAGAAATCATGATCTTATCCAGATGATTTCAGAAGCAGAGACTTTAAATAATTACAGAGATAATGTACAGATGCAGTTACTACATGATATAGTTCCTGAAATAGATAATGCTATGATAAAGAAGCCAGTGAAAGAAAACAGGATATTTGTGGTAAATGATCAAAATAGCAGTCAGAAGCCATTTGACCAAAATGCTGAAGCAGCCTTTATCGCCATTTTTGATGGTTCTACTCAGAAATGTAGTGGACAGTTAAGCCAAGATCTGTCAGATGCTTTCTTGAACACCAGTAATACTACCTTTGGAAAGAGAAACACTTTGAAAGAGGAGAACATCATTACTAATGAAACTCTGGTCActgaaaaactacaaaataaaaccCAAGGATCACTTTCTCGTCAAGTAGATAATCCTGGAATGACAAAATCATATGTGACTTCCTGTACTAAGGAACCAGGAGCTTTTAATAAGCACATTGATACATTTACTGCCAGTGATTTTGAGGATGATTGGGAAAAATTACTAAGTAATGAACCTTTTGTTATGCAAAATATTGAAATGTCTGAACTTTTCCCTGCCCCTGAAACAGCCCAGATTACTGATCAAAaggaaatttgtacctttaacagtaaaaatggtaaaagtaaGTCAGGAATGAATACAAGTCTAGATACCAGGTTAAGAGATTCAAAAATTTTACAAGATCTTCCTTCAAAGACATGGAACAGTGAATTAACAGATGCTGCAAAATACAGATTTTCATCAAAGCCGAATGATAAACCAAATAAATCATCATCcactggaaataaaatgaaattggaGAAATCTTTTAATACAATTATTGTTCAAGACAAAATTCAAGGCTGTGCAGTTGCATCTAATCTGGCAAAAGTAAGTGAAGATACTCATATTAAATTTACTTCTAATGTAAATGCTTCTGAAAAAAAGTCTACCTTGAACCCAGGATGTTCTAATGAACAAAAATGTAAGTCCATTTTTAATCAGTCTTTGAAGGCACCTACTAATGTCGAGCCTTTAGGCTCTGCAACTTTGGGCAATAAAACCAGTGTTTGTAACCCAAATCTGACTAATGCATCAAAGCTTGGTTCTTTCTTTGATGATTGGAATGATACATCATTTACCAATGAAATTGTTAAAGCCTGTCATCACTTAGAGAATACCTGGGAAGCAGATGATGTAGATGATGATTTATTATACCAAGCATGTGATGATATTGAAAGACTAACTCAGGAACAAGACATTAGAGTGGACAGCAAGACATCAGAAAGTGTACTTGGGATCAATAATAGTTTTAAACATGGAGCCAAAAATATGTTTACTACACCTAAACAAGGAAGTCAGTTGCTGCAATCAAAGCACTTGAATCTGAACAGCGTTTCAGTGCGAACATCTTCATTGACAGATagcttacaaataaataaatcaatgaagatggagaaaagggaaacttatgGAAATTCTCCAGGGTTTTTAGGTGCCACAACAAATTTGACTCTATATTCTAAGAACTCAAGTTGTCAGATCAATGATCTGCATGTCTCTTGGAATAACACTGATGTTCCAAAACAAGTGAATAGTTCCAAATCGGTTCTTACAGGAAGTTCAAGTTTGAATGTGAGTTCAGATCATATGAGTACAGAATTTGCTGCTAATAAGAAGAAATTGAGTACTCCACATCTATCACATAGCACTGTAACGGATGAAGCTCAGAGTGACCTTAACAGAACAGTGAGATTTTCTAAGTACATGtttacaaagatgaaaaattctCAAATTCTTTCTCAGTTTAATAACAATTGTATAACAGGAAGTATTTCTGGTACCAGAATCACACAGGGtttgcagaaaaataaaactgtcaaccCATTATGTGGGAAGGCTGTTCAACAGCAGTCTTTGGTGAAATTTTCTGAACCTTTGAAACAAACTTCAAAAG aggaagaagagaaaaatagaaagtattctcctgaagaaattcagagaaaaagacaagaagCGCTGGTTCGAAGAATGGCCAAAGCACAGGCATCATCTGTAAAGAAAGACAGCTCCCACTTAACTTGA
- the ETAA1 gene encoding ewing's tumor-associated antigen 1 isoform X3, which yields MLGMWIGATAIPCTPSVAKGKSRAKLSCTKLKSQNQEEELMKLAKQFDKNMEELDVIQEQNKRNHDLIQMISEAETLNNYRDNVQMQLLHDIVPEIDNAMIKKPVKENRIFVVNDQNSSQKPFDQNAEAAFIAIFDGSTQKCSGQLSQDLSDAFLNTSNTTFGKRNTLKEENIITNETLVTEKLQNKTQGSLSRQVDNPGMTKSYVTSCTKEPGAFNKHIDTFTASDFEDDWEKLLSNEPFVMQNIEMSELFPAPETAQITDQKEICTFNSKNGKSKSGMNTSLDTRLRDSKILQDLPSKTWNSELTDAAKYRFSSKPNDKPNKSSSTGNKMKLEKSFNTIIVQDKIQGCAVASNLAKVSEDTHIKFTSNVNASEKKSTLNPGCSNEQKCKSIFNQSLKAPTNVEPLGSATLGNKTSVCNPNLTNASKLGSFFDDWNDTSFTNEIVKACHHLENTWEADDVDDDLLYQACDDIERLTQEQDIRVDSKTSESVLGINNSFKHGAKNMFTTPKQGSQLLQSKHLNLNSVSVRTSSLTDSLQINKSMKMEKRETYGNSPGFLGATTNLTLYSKNSSCQINDLHVSWNNTDVPKQVNSSKSVLTGSSSLNVSSDHMSTEFAANKKKLSTPHLSHSTVTDEAQSDLNRTVRFSKYMFTKMKNSQILSQFNNNCITGSISGTRITQGLQKNKTVNPLCGKAVQQQSLVKFSEPLKQTSKEEEEKNRKYSPEEIQRKRQEALVRRMAKAQASSVKKDSSHLT from the exons ATGCTAGGCATGTGGATAGGTGCAACTGCTATTCCTTGCACTCCTAGTGTAGCAAAAGGAAAATCAAGAGCAAAACTCAGCTGCACAAA gTTAAAATCACAAAATCAGGAGGAGGAACTTATGAAATTGGCTAAGCAATTTGATAAAAATATGGAAGAGCTAGATGTGATTCAAGAGCAAAACAAGAGAAATCATGATCTTATCCAGATGATTTCAGAAGCAGAGACTTTAAATAATTACAGAGATAATGTACAGATGCAGTTACTACATGATATAGTTCCTGAAATAGATAATGCTATGATAAAGAAGCCAGTGAAAGAAAACAGGATATTTGTGGTAAATGATCAAAATAGCAGTCAGAAGCCATTTGACCAAAATGCTGAAGCAGCCTTTATCGCCATTTTTGATGGTTCTACTCAGAAATGTAGTGGACAGTTAAGCCAAGATCTGTCAGATGCTTTCTTGAACACCAGTAATACTACCTTTGGAAAGAGAAACACTTTGAAAGAGGAGAACATCATTACTAATGAAACTCTGGTCActgaaaaactacaaaataaaaccCAAGGATCACTTTCTCGTCAAGTAGATAATCCTGGAATGACAAAATCATATGTGACTTCCTGTACTAAGGAACCAGGAGCTTTTAATAAGCACATTGATACATTTACTGCCAGTGATTTTGAGGATGATTGGGAAAAATTACTAAGTAATGAACCTTTTGTTATGCAAAATATTGAAATGTCTGAACTTTTCCCTGCCCCTGAAACAGCCCAGATTACTGATCAAAaggaaatttgtacctttaacagtaaaaatggtaaaagtaaGTCAGGAATGAATACAAGTCTAGATACCAGGTTAAGAGATTCAAAAATTTTACAAGATCTTCCTTCAAAGACATGGAACAGTGAATTAACAGATGCTGCAAAATACAGATTTTCATCAAAGCCGAATGATAAACCAAATAAATCATCATCcactggaaataaaatgaaattggaGAAATCTTTTAATACAATTATTGTTCAAGACAAAATTCAAGGCTGTGCAGTTGCATCTAATCTGGCAAAAGTAAGTGAAGATACTCATATTAAATTTACTTCTAATGTAAATGCTTCTGAAAAAAAGTCTACCTTGAACCCAGGATGTTCTAATGAACAAAAATGTAAGTCCATTTTTAATCAGTCTTTGAAGGCACCTACTAATGTCGAGCCTTTAGGCTCTGCAACTTTGGGCAATAAAACCAGTGTTTGTAACCCAAATCTGACTAATGCATCAAAGCTTGGTTCTTTCTTTGATGATTGGAATGATACATCATTTACCAATGAAATTGTTAAAGCCTGTCATCACTTAGAGAATACCTGGGAAGCAGATGATGTAGATGATGATTTATTATACCAAGCATGTGATGATATTGAAAGACTAACTCAGGAACAAGACATTAGAGTGGACAGCAAGACATCAGAAAGTGTACTTGGGATCAATAATAGTTTTAAACATGGAGCCAAAAATATGTTTACTACACCTAAACAAGGAAGTCAGTTGCTGCAATCAAAGCACTTGAATCTGAACAGCGTTTCAGTGCGAACATCTTCATTGACAGATagcttacaaataaataaatcaatgaagatggagaaaagggaaacttatgGAAATTCTCCAGGGTTTTTAGGTGCCACAACAAATTTGACTCTATATTCTAAGAACTCAAGTTGTCAGATCAATGATCTGCATGTCTCTTGGAATAACACTGATGTTCCAAAACAAGTGAATAGTTCCAAATCGGTTCTTACAGGAAGTTCAAGTTTGAATGTGAGTTCAGATCATATGAGTACAGAATTTGCTGCTAATAAGAAGAAATTGAGTACTCCACATCTATCACATAGCACTGTAACGGATGAAGCTCAGAGTGACCTTAACAGAACAGTGAGATTTTCTAAGTACATGtttacaaagatgaaaaattctCAAATTCTTTCTCAGTTTAATAACAATTGTATAACAGGAAGTATTTCTGGTACCAGAATCACACAGGGtttgcagaaaaataaaactgtcaaccCATTATGTGGGAAGGCTGTTCAACAGCAGTCTTTGGTGAAATTTTCTGAACCTTTGAAACAAACTTCAAAAG aggaagaagagaaaaatagaaagtattctcctgaagaaattcagagaaaaagacaagaagCGCTGGTTCGAAGAATGGCCAAAGCACAGGCATCATCTGTAAAGAAAGACAGCTCCCACTTAACTTGA